The genome window AGATTCACGCCCGCTCGATTGGCCCGTACTCGCTCGTCACGCAGCAGCCGCTGGGTGGTAAGGCGCAGTTCGGTGGTCAGCGCTTTGGTGAAATGGAAGTGTGGGCGCTGGAAGCGTATGGCGCGGCCTACACCCTGCAAGAGCTTCTCACCATCAAGTCGGACGACGTGATGGGCCGCGTGAAGGCATACGAAAGCATCGTGAAGGGCGAATCGATCAGCGATCCGGGCATCCCTGAGTCGTTCAAGATTCTCGTGAACGAGCTTCGCTCGCTGTGTCTGAAGGTCGCGGTGGAAGATGCTTCGAACAAGGAACTTTCGCTGAAGGATCTGGACGAGCTGACTGGCGGCAGCGACGACGCTCGCCTCGCCAAGACGGTCGGGTTCTTCAACTAACCCTAGAGTCGGCTGACAGCAAGGGCGGCATCCTCACCGGATGCCGCCCTCATCTTTTCTCAACAAGCTATTCTGCGGTAAAAGCCGACTATAGTCGTCAAGAAGCGGCTCGTCGTCGCAGCATAACGATCGCGAGAGCGAGGCCAAGCCACGCACTTGGTTCGGGCACTGGCGTTGCGGTGAAGGCTCTGGTCGCGCCATTGAGCCTCATATGCCCGGCAATCATCCCATTGTCGTTGATGCAGTCCAGCGTATATCCCTCGGCTCCAAAGCTCAGAATATCGCTCACGGTGCCGAAGTCAATATAGGGGTCGTTACCATATCGGATGAATCCGTTGAGTGCGTCTGAGTTTCTCAGCTTGTGAGTCCCCACGATGGTGGAAGATGAGTTGATCGCGTTAGGGAAAATGAGGCTCTCTGGGGGCGTCGGAATAAGTCAATGTATTGACCAGGGG of Chthonomonas sp. contains these proteins:
- a CDS encoding PEP-CTERM sorting domain-containing protein (PEP-CTERM proteins occur, often in large numbers, in the proteomes of bacteria that also encode an exosortase, a predicted intramembrane cysteine proteinase. The presence of a PEP-CTERM domain at a protein's C-terminus predicts cleavage within the sorting domain, followed by covalent anchoring to some some component of the (usually Gram-negative) cell surface. Many PEP-CTERM proteins exhibit an unusual sequence composition that includes large numbers of potential glycosylation sites. Expression of one such protein has been shown restore the ability of a bacterium to form floc, a type of biofilm.), whose amino-acid sequence is MGTHKLRNSDALNGFIRYGNDPYIDFGTVSDILSFGAEGYTLDCINDNGMIAGHMRLNGATRAFTATPVPEPSAWLGLALAIVMLRRRAAS